Proteins from a genomic interval of Nostoc sp. TCL240-02:
- a CDS encoding IS701 family transposase, which produces MDVELQILKHLARDAQPTVAIIDEYCAEYKDLFKEVRNYECFKYLHLGIIAPIKRKSLPEIAKVVSINSAQSLHHFIAYSDWSANKLKSRRLDKLKKALNSQAITVVIDETGDRKKGKKTDYVARQYLGSVGKIDNGIVSVNAYGVYENVTFPLSFKVFKPKGTLKSGDKYKTKIELASEIITELINEGFNIELVLADSLYGESSKFIKKLNEYELAYVVAIRSNHGVWLPANQSVRANKWCKFERTFSNKKSEIRYIREIIYGKKRAITYWEITTDPETMPDNSTSFVMTNLQGNLKKTLGDLYGLRTWVEYGFRQCKQELGWTDYRLTNFQHIERWWEIIFCVYTMISLNSPAFLALNQSLQIETEVIGTSYVNCVDFSHHQQWNHNSGWKNTLNNLRLIVQPLLLFWLIYPWLDIFPNSHLLLGFNHLICAMNQFKPFFASG; this is translated from the coding sequence ATGGATGTAGAATTACAAATCCTAAAACATTTGGCAAGAGATGCCCAGCCAACAGTTGCGATCATAGATGAATATTGTGCAGAGTATAAAGACCTGTTCAAAGAAGTAAGAAATTATGAATGCTTCAAATATTTACATTTAGGGATAATTGCACCAATAAAAAGAAAATCATTACCAGAAATAGCCAAAGTAGTAAGTATAAACTCGGCACAGTCATTACATCATTTCATAGCCTATTCAGATTGGTCAGCAAATAAATTAAAGAGCCGAAGATTAGATAAATTAAAGAAAGCATTAAATAGTCAGGCGATAACCGTAGTAATAGATGAAACTGGAGATAGGAAAAAAGGTAAAAAGACAGATTATGTTGCAAGACAATATCTAGGGAGTGTAGGAAAAATAGATAATGGAATAGTATCAGTCAATGCTTATGGAGTTTATGAAAATGTAACATTTCCATTAAGTTTCAAAGTATTTAAACCGAAAGGGACGCTCAAATCAGGAGATAAATATAAAACCAAAATAGAGTTAGCGTCAGAAATTATTACAGAATTAATAAATGAGGGGTTTAATATTGAATTAGTATTAGCCGATAGTTTATATGGTGAAAGTAGCAAATTCATCAAAAAGCTCAATGAATATGAATTAGCTTATGTTGTAGCAATTAGAAGTAATCACGGAGTCTGGCTACCAGCTAATCAGAGCGTTAGAGCTAACAAGTGGTGCAAATTTGAGAGAACATTTAGTAATAAAAAATCCGAAATCAGATATATCCGAGAAATAATTTATGGTAAAAAAAGAGCCATAACTTACTGGGAAATAACTACTGATCCAGAAACAATGCCGGATAATTCCACTTCATTTGTCATGACGAATCTTCAAGGAAATCTCAAAAAAACTTTAGGCGATTTATATGGATTAAGAACCTGGGTAGAATATGGGTTTCGACAATGTAAACAGGAACTCGGCTGGACAGATTATCGCTTGACAAATTTTCAACATATAGAGAGATGGTGGGAAATTATTTTTTGTGTTTACACAATGATTAGTCTAAATTCCCCAGCCTTTTTAGCCTTAAATCAATCTCTTCAAATTGAAACTGAGGTGATAGGTACTAGTTATGTTAATTGTGTAGATTTTTCTCATCATCAACAATGGAATCATAATTCTGGATGGAAGAATACTCTTAATAATCTTCGTTTAATTGTCCAACCTCTTTTACTATTTTGGCTGATTTATCCCTGGTTAGATATTTTTCCAAATTCTCATTTATTGCTAGGATTTAATCATTTAATTTGTGCCATGAACCAATTTAAACCCTTTTTTGCTTCTGGATGA
- a CDS encoding transposase encodes MKAYSLDLRQKIVDAYACGDISQRKLAKNFGVTLSFVQNLLKRHRELGMIGPKVRTEQTATKLNAEQLEILRQLVIAQPDATLSELRERLYEKTEVLIGVATVNRMVRWKLHLNLKKKSPPHKKGSDEVQLARFEYWKLLRGIPVEELIFLDESGVNLSFIRKCARALPGASGLCSKAQPQREKCLGNWCN; translated from the coding sequence ATGAAAGCCTACTCTCTCGACTTGCGTCAAAAAATAGTTGATGCTTATGCCTGCGGTGACATTTCCCAACGAAAACTGGCTAAAAACTTTGGTGTCACCTTAAGTTTTGTGCAAAATTTACTCAAACGCCATCGAGAATTGGGGATGATAGGCCCCAAGGTGCGGACTGAGCAGACAGCAACAAAGTTGAATGCTGAACAGTTAGAAATCCTGCGCCAACTCGTCATAGCACAGCCCGATGCGACGTTAAGCGAATTGCGGGAACGACTTTACGAGAAAACAGAGGTCTTAATTGGGGTAGCTACGGTGAATCGGATGGTTCGCTGGAAACTTCACCTCAACCTCAAAAAAAAGTCTCCACCTCACAAAAAAGGTAGTGATGAAGTCCAACTAGCCCGATTTGAGTACTGGAAACTCTTGAGGGGGATACCCGTCGAAGAGCTGATTTTCTTAGATGAATCGGGAGTTAATCTGTCCTTCATCCGCAAATGTGCCCGCGCCTTGCCTGGCGCTTCGGGCCTATGCTCAAAAGCCCAACCGCAAAGGGAAAAATGTCTCGGTAATTGGTGCAATTAG
- a CDS encoding transposase translates to MKGLLTQWSGLGSIDALTFDAFIAQKLVPKLWPGAVVIMDNCSIHKSDELEALLIAAGAHLIYLPPYSPDFSPIENCWSKIKNILRRIGARTYPDLLQALDTAFAEVTIENLLGWFTHCCYCTSQD, encoded by the coding sequence TTGAAAGGACTGCTCACCCAATGGAGTGGCTTAGGTTCTATCGATGCTTTGACTTTTGATGCCTTCATCGCCCAAAAGCTCGTACCCAAACTTTGGCCTGGTGCAGTGGTGATCATGGATAACTGCTCAATCCATAAAAGTGATGAACTTGAAGCTTTGCTCATCGCTGCTGGCGCTCATCTCATTTATCTCCCCCCCTATTCTCCCGATTTTTCACCGATTGAGAATTGTTGGTCCAAGATTAAGAACATTCTCCGTCGCATCGGTGCAAGGACATACCCTGATTTACTCCAGGCATTAGATACGGCATTCGCAGAAGTGACAATAGAGAATTTGCTGGGTTGGTTTACTCACTGCTGCTACTGTACCTCACAAGACTGA
- a CDS encoding Uma2 family endonuclease, whose translation MVTLQLRQLSVPPGHRVILHDVSWQEFEAILEELGDHRAARLAYSQRTLEMRMPLPKHEKAKVIIGDLVKILLEELEIDCETFGSTTFKREDMAFGIESDDSFYIQNHAQMIGKERIDLTVDPPPDLAIEVDVTSKTQLDAYEALRVPELWRYEAGKLQINILQDGKYIESEISSTFPNLSIVEAIPQFVEQSLILGRSPTLRAFRQWVRKQINPT comes from the coding sequence ATGGTAACACTTCAATTACGACAATTAAGTGTTCCGCCGGGACATAGAGTAATACTCCACGATGTTAGCTGGCAAGAATTTGAGGCGATTTTAGAAGAACTTGGCGACCATCGAGCCGCTCGATTGGCTTACAGCCAGAGAACTTTGGAGATGAGAATGCCATTACCAAAGCATGAAAAAGCCAAAGTCATCATTGGGGATTTGGTGAAAATACTGCTGGAGGAGTTAGAAATTGACTGTGAAACATTTGGCTCAACAACCTTTAAACGTGAAGATATGGCTTTTGGTATAGAGTCTGATGACTCTTTCTACATTCAAAATCATGCTCAAATGATTGGTAAAGAGCGAATAGACTTGACGGTTGATCCGCCACCTGACTTAGCAATTGAAGTTGATGTTACTTCCAAAACTCAACTAGATGCTTACGAAGCATTGCGAGTTCCTGAACTGTGGCGATATGAAGCTGGCAAGCTACAAATTAATATTCTTCAAGATGGCAAATACATTGAGTCTGAAATTAGTTCTACTTTTCCCAACTTGTCCATTGTTGAAGCAATTCCCCAGTTTGTAGAACAGAGCCTAATTTTAGGTAGAAGTCCAACGCTTAGAGCATTTCGTCAATGGGTAAGAAAGCAAATCAACCCAACTTAA
- a CDS encoding nuclease A inhibitor family protein: MSGEIVEKLKEASTGLLIMSESDYPFEVVQWEGAAPATQEKILQLTGSQNLPVEVVELDYFFRNCAFEQEWHNELQKKDVKRFQTLMQTLKDNLSDISVYRVGQINIDAYIIGQTKDGDLAGVVTKLVET, encoded by the coding sequence ATGAGCGGCGAGATTGTCGAAAAACTCAAGGAAGCTAGTACTGGCTTGTTAATAATGAGCGAGTCGGATTACCCTTTCGAGGTTGTTCAATGGGAAGGTGCTGCACCTGCAACCCAGGAGAAAATATTACAGCTAACAGGTTCTCAAAACCTGCCAGTCGAAGTAGTAGAGTTGGACTATTTCTTTCGTAATTGTGCATTTGAGCAAGAGTGGCACAATGAATTACAGAAAAAAGATGTTAAAAGATTTCAAACACTTATGCAGACACTAAAAGATAATCTTAGTGACATCAGCGTTTATCGTGTTGGACAAATAAATATTGACGCTTATATCATCGGACAAACTAAAGATGGTGACTTAGCTGGAGTAGTAACAAAACTGGTTGAAACCTAG
- a CDS encoding DNA/RNA non-specific endonuclease → MKKIKIFKFLLPFVTVVLFIIGLAQIVPAQSSVSVHITLGNPSNAGTSSQNNYLLVKPQYVIGYNCSIGRPNWVSWQLNSSWLGSTPRQDTFRADTTLPSGCYQVQSTDFSGSGFDRGHMTPSADRTSSVTNNSATFLMSNMIAQAPDNNQGIWANLEDYARTLVGQGKELYIISGGYGMGGTGSNGTFYTIANGRVQVPNRTWKIIVVLNTPGSGLAGVTTSTRVIAVNIPNAQGVRTANWRNYRVSVDSLESLTGYNFLSQVSTSIQSVIEAQVDNL, encoded by the coding sequence GTGAAAAAAATCAAAATTTTCAAGTTTCTACTGCCATTTGTGACGGTGGTTTTATTCATAATTGGGTTAGCACAGATTGTACCAGCCCAGTCATCAGTAAGTGTTCACATAACTCTTGGCAACCCCAGTAATGCTGGAACTTCTAGCCAAAATAACTACTTGTTGGTAAAACCACAATATGTAATTGGTTACAACTGCTCAATAGGTAGACCAAATTGGGTGTCTTGGCAGTTAAATAGTAGTTGGTTAGGTAGCACACCAAGGCAAGATACTTTTCGGGCTGATACAACACTTCCTTCTGGGTGTTATCAAGTTCAATCTACCGATTTTAGTGGAAGTGGGTTTGATCGCGGTCACATGACACCTAGTGCTGACAGGACTAGTAGTGTTACTAATAATTCTGCTACCTTTTTGATGAGTAATATGATTGCTCAAGCCCCAGATAACAATCAGGGAATTTGGGCAAACTTAGAGGATTATGCCAGAACTTTAGTAGGACAAGGTAAAGAACTGTACATCATATCTGGTGGATATGGGATGGGTGGTACTGGTTCTAACGGAACGTTCTATACAATAGCTAATGGGCGGGTTCAAGTCCCTAACAGAACCTGGAAAATTATTGTTGTATTGAATACTCCTGGTTCAGGTCTTGCTGGTGTGACAACCAGCACGAGAGTCATTGCTGTCAATATTCCCAACGCCCAAGGGGTACGAACAGCGAATTGGAGAAACTACCGGGTTAGCGTTGACTCATTAGAATCTCTAACTGGATACAACTTTCTCTCACAAGTTTCAACATCTATTCAGTCTGTCATAGAAGCACAAGTCGATAATTTATAA
- a CDS encoding DUF6174 domain-containing protein — MRLPIIISAGLLLSFSLNLPVMSKSPIEIAQSPTKNNNLDLRRLKFNRYLWNQQNISNYRYTFSNGCFCISDARGPVVIEVRNGQTTSITSVATGQAVNPEFFQNYKTIPKLFNVIQDAINRQAYSLNVSYSPKLGYPTKIEIDYNSQIADEEIYLTIENFQEIK, encoded by the coding sequence ATGCGTTTACCTATAATTATCAGTGCCGGATTATTGCTATCTTTCAGCCTTAACCTACCAGTAATGTCAAAATCTCCCATAGAGATAGCACAATCGCCAACAAAAAATAATAACTTGGATTTAAGGCGATTAAAATTTAATCGCTATTTGTGGAATCAGCAAAATATTTCCAACTATCGCTATACATTTAGTAATGGATGCTTTTGTATATCCGACGCTAGAGGGCCAGTAGTTATTGAAGTCCGTAATGGTCAAACAACTTCCATCACTTCTGTAGCTACAGGTCAAGCAGTTAATCCAGAATTTTTTCAAAACTACAAAACAATTCCTAAGCTGTTTAATGTGATTCAAGATGCTATTAATCGTCAAGCTTACAGCCTAAATGTGAGTTACAGCCCTAAACTCGGCTATCCAACCAAAATTGAGATAGATTACAACAGTCAGATAGCTGATGAAGAAATATATCTCACAATTGAGAATTTTCAGGAAATTAAATAG
- a CDS encoding transposase, with translation MNESQSWYIVKHSTGNCEIVPSDKVGDDNLEIIEQWGPFSSEGEAIARRVGLIRAGKCQPV, from the coding sequence ATGAATGAATCACAAAGTTGGTATATTGTCAAACATTCTACTGGTAATTGCGAAATCGTCCCCAGCGACAAAGTTGGCGACGATAATTTAGAGATTATAGAGCAGTGGGGGCCTTTTAGTTCGGAAGGAGAAGCGATCGCTCGGCGTGTCGGACTTATTAGAGCTGGAAAGTGCCAACCAGTTTAA
- the ctpC gene encoding carboxyl-terminal processing protease CtpC, with translation MVITKSRLVLGATAVTLSTIAVTSLGIHSRGQALFKASPKELVDEVWQIVQRQYVDGTFNQVDWQAVRKEYLSKSYSNPQEAYKSIREMLKKLDDPYTRFMNPEEFKNMQVDTSGELIGIGITISQDEKTKQLVVIAPIEDTPAFKAGVLAKDVILKIDNKSTNGMDTNQAVSLIRGEAGTQVSLTIQRDGQTKQFDIKRARIEIHPVKYSQKQTPAGNLGYIRLNQFSANAGKEMQTAIKDLESKKVAGYILDLRGNPGGLLFSSVDIARMWINKGKIVSTVERQGEAEKEEANGRALTDKPLVVLVDKGSASASEILSGALKDNNRATLVGTQTFGKGLVQSVRPLEDGSGLAVTIAHYYTPNGTDINHKGINPDVKVELTKEQMQELWLHERDKLATLQDPQFAKAVEVIGKKIAAKGTATAEK, from the coding sequence ATGGTGATTACAAAAAGTAGGCTTGTTTTGGGTGCTACGGCGGTGACACTCTCCACGATCGCAGTTACTAGCCTTGGCATTCACTCGCGAGGTCAGGCTTTATTTAAAGCAAGTCCCAAAGAATTAGTAGATGAAGTTTGGCAAATTGTTCAGCGCCAATATGTAGATGGTACTTTCAATCAGGTAGATTGGCAGGCTGTTCGTAAGGAGTACTTAAGCAAGTCCTACAGTAATCCCCAAGAAGCGTATAAGTCCATTCGGGAAATGCTCAAAAAGCTGGATGATCCATACACCCGGTTTATGAACCCAGAGGAATTCAAGAATATGCAAGTGGATACCTCTGGAGAATTGATCGGGATTGGGATCACTATCAGTCAAGATGAAAAAACTAAGCAACTGGTTGTAATTGCGCCAATCGAAGATACACCAGCATTTAAAGCTGGTGTTTTGGCAAAAGATGTCATCCTCAAAATCGACAACAAAAGCACCAATGGGATGGATACTAATCAAGCAGTATCCCTGATTCGAGGTGAAGCAGGAACGCAAGTTAGCCTAACGATTCAGCGCGACGGTCAGACAAAACAATTTGACATCAAACGGGCGCGAATTGAAATTCATCCAGTTAAATATTCTCAAAAGCAAACTCCAGCAGGTAATCTTGGCTACATTCGCCTGAACCAGTTCAGCGCTAATGCTGGTAAAGAAATGCAAACAGCTATCAAGGATTTAGAAAGCAAGAAGGTAGCTGGATACATCCTCGATTTACGTGGCAATCCAGGTGGCTTACTATTCTCCAGTGTAGACATTGCCAGGATGTGGATAAATAAAGGTAAGATTGTCTCCACCGTTGAACGCCAAGGAGAGGCAGAAAAAGAAGAGGCAAACGGACGCGCCTTGACGGATAAACCTTTGGTAGTGCTGGTAGATAAAGGTTCAGCTAGTGCCAGTGAAATCCTTTCAGGGGCTTTGAAGGACAACAACCGTGCTACTTTGGTTGGTACTCAAACCTTTGGTAAGGGACTAGTGCAATCGGTACGCCCCTTAGAAGATGGCTCAGGATTGGCGGTAACAATTGCTCATTACTATACCCCTAATGGTACAGATATTAATCACAAAGGTATTAATCCAGATGTGAAGGTAGAATTAACCAAAGAGCAGATGCAGGAATTATGGCTCCATGAACGCGATAAACTCGCTACCCTACAAGATCCACAATTCGCTAAAGCAGTGGAAGTGATAGGTAAAAAAATTGCTGCTAAGGGCACAGCCACAGCAGAAAAATGA